A window of the Blattabacterium cuenoti genome harbors these coding sequences:
- a CDS encoding pyridoxal phosphate-dependent aminotransferase produces the protein MKNRLSHRLQNISYSQTIAMSAKARALKNKGYDVINLSLGEPDFLPPNFVLSAAKKAIDKGYHYYTPVSGYFELKKAICEKFYRDNRLKYTPSQIVVSTGAKQAIINVLLSLLNKDDEVIIPAPYWVSYLQMVKLCESSPVIIPTMMENNFKIYPEQLEKAITSKTKLFLFSTPCNPTGSVYSYEELKDLAKIFKKYPEVMILTDEIYEHICYSEKHTSIAIFPDIYHQVITVNGLSKAFSMTGWRIGYIGAPEWIAQSCDKIQGQMTSCPNSIAQIAAVTALEAHPNKIEYMIKEFEKRRNLVLEMIKEIDRFQFNKPNGAFYIFPKVSGFFGQKLHGKMIQNSDEFSEFLLEKTKVATVSGSAFGDNECLRISYASSEDKIIEAFTRIKKVLN, from the coding sequence ATGAAAAATAGATTATCTCATCGTTTACAGAATATATCTTATTCACAAACTATAGCTATGTCAGCTAAGGCCAGAGCATTAAAAAATAAAGGTTATGATGTTATAAACTTGAGTTTGGGAGAACCTGATTTTCTTCCCCCTAATTTTGTTTTATCCGCTGCAAAAAAAGCTATAGATAAAGGATATCATTATTATACACCCGTATCCGGATATTTTGAACTTAAAAAAGCAATATGCGAAAAATTCTATCGTGATAATCGTTTAAAATACACTCCTTCTCAAATTGTAGTTTCTACCGGAGCAAAACAAGCGATCATAAATGTTCTTTTATCTTTATTAAATAAAGATGATGAAGTTATTATTCCCGCTCCTTATTGGGTTAGTTATTTACAAATGGTAAAACTTTGTGAATCTTCTCCTGTTATAATCCCAACAATGATGGAAAATAATTTTAAGATTTATCCAGAACAATTAGAAAAAGCCATTACATCTAAAACAAAATTATTTCTTTTTAGTACTCCTTGTAATCCTACTGGAAGTGTTTATTCTTATGAAGAACTGAAAGATTTAGCTAAAATTTTTAAAAAATATCCAGAAGTCATGATTCTGACTGATGAAATTTATGAACATATTTGTTACTCAGAAAAACATACTAGCATTGCTATATTTCCTGATATTTATCATCAAGTTATCACTGTTAATGGATTATCTAAGGCTTTTTCAATGACAGGTTGGAGAATTGGATATATTGGAGCTCCAGAATGGATTGCTCAATCTTGTGATAAAATACAGGGACAAATGACATCTTGTCCTAATTCTATTGCACAAATAGCTGCTGTTACGGCATTGGAAGCCCATCCCAATAAAATAGAATATATGATCAAGGAATTTGAAAAAAGAAGAAATTTAGTTTTAGAGATGATAAAAGAAATTGATAGATTTCAATTTAATAAACCAAATGGAGCTTTTTATATTTTCCCAAAAGTTTCAGGTTTTTTTGGACAAAAATTACATGGAAAAATGATTCAAAATTCAGATGAATTTTCTGAATTTTTACTTGAAAAAACTAAAGTAGCTACTGTTAGTGGAAGTGCTTTTGGCGATAATGAATGTTTACGGATTTCTTACGCTTCATCAGAAGATAAAATCATAGAAGCTTTTACAAGAATCAAAAAGGTATTAAATTAA